In a genomic window of Streptomyces sp. NBC_01231:
- a CDS encoding DUF1080 domain-containing protein, whose translation MFAGGLAAPVAGADEKPFADLPPQEPGVTLRVFDIQSPLSELCDLKPAQTPNVDKLIPTVDWSSTEGFGFNDNFVSQILGNIDVPADGTYAFRLISDDGSRLFIGGEKVIDHDGLHGAEPKDGAIALTPGYHALRIDHFDRGGGQQVTLQWKPPGADDFTLVPNSVLSTDAGVVRVTAPGRKECEGRYDTPGDGLPLTSVNPGYTLTDLRPAGFEPQVSAMDWMPGGRLAVTTWGGSDQMAGEVYILDNVTGDTGPEKVTYKKIAGGLKEPMGIKYVDGKLYVSEKHQLTELSDTKGDNTAGEIRKVAEWPYGGNFHEFAFGLLYEDGNFYLNLSVAINYGGATTDPQPAANRGTTIKVNKKTGKVSYLAGGLRTPNGIGRGPRGELFVTDNQGGWLPASKLLHIKPGRFFNHHTNPDGPFDDRTVTKPVLWLPQNETANSPSTPMLVKKGPFTGQMLFGDVTYGGIQRADLEKVDGEYQGAVFRHTQGLEAGITRISTGPDGAIYAGGLGADGNWGQEGKLRFGLQKLTPNGRSVFDIKTMRATRDGFELTYTEPLSEETAAALTSGAYSVEQWRYAPTPAYGGPKVDEEVLPVAAARMSDDRRKVRLTIPGLKTDRVVHVRSPRPFASADGEQLWSTEAWYTLNARPGPEQPVTSYDAESARLSGGADIDTEHAGYTGGGFVDGFNVEGATATFEVDAPAKGSYDVGLRYANGPDPFTGTKTIGVSVNGGQAQQTSLPSTGAWNRWSTRTERLALRKGRNTVTYTYQPRDTGNVNLDMIDVHRPGSRIDLFSGGSLATAWQHTDGRSAAWPHTAEDSVEVCCGDIRTKQSFGDFRLHAEFRVPKLPDDVTGQDRGNSGIYLQERYEIQILDSYGVEKLATNEAAAIYTKKAADVNAATAPETWQTYDIVFRAARFDAAGQKTEDARITVVWNGRKVHDDVAVDGPTGGGETESAAAGAIRLQDHGNKVRFRNVWIEPADGAKQDRH comes from the coding sequence CTGTTCGCCGGTGGCCTCGCGGCCCCCGTCGCCGGTGCGGACGAGAAGCCGTTCGCGGATCTGCCGCCCCAGGAACCCGGTGTCACCCTCCGCGTCTTCGACATCCAGTCCCCGCTGAGTGAACTCTGCGACCTCAAGCCCGCCCAGACGCCCAACGTCGACAAACTGATCCCCACCGTCGACTGGTCCTCCACCGAGGGCTTCGGTTTCAACGACAACTTCGTGTCGCAGATCCTCGGCAACATCGATGTTCCCGCTGACGGTACGTACGCCTTCCGCCTGATCAGCGACGACGGCTCCCGCCTCTTCATCGGCGGCGAGAAGGTCATCGACCACGACGGACTGCACGGCGCCGAGCCCAAGGACGGCGCGATCGCGCTCACCCCCGGCTACCACGCCCTGCGCATCGACCACTTCGACCGTGGTGGCGGACAGCAGGTCACCCTCCAGTGGAAGCCGCCGGGCGCCGACGACTTCACCCTCGTCCCGAACTCCGTTCTCAGTACCGATGCCGGCGTCGTCCGTGTCACCGCCCCCGGCCGTAAGGAGTGCGAGGGCAGGTATGACACCCCTGGCGACGGCCTCCCGTTGACCTCGGTCAACCCCGGCTACACCCTCACCGATCTGCGCCCCGCGGGCTTCGAACCGCAGGTCTCGGCGATGGACTGGATGCCGGGTGGCCGACTCGCCGTGACCACGTGGGGCGGCAGTGACCAGATGGCGGGAGAGGTGTACATCCTCGACAACGTCACGGGTGACACCGGTCCGGAGAAGGTTACCTACAAGAAGATCGCCGGCGGCCTGAAGGAGCCGATGGGGATCAAGTACGTCGACGGGAAGCTGTACGTCTCGGAGAAGCACCAGCTGACCGAGCTGTCCGACACCAAAGGCGACAACACCGCAGGCGAGATCCGCAAGGTCGCCGAGTGGCCGTACGGAGGGAACTTCCACGAGTTCGCCTTCGGACTGCTCTACGAGGACGGGAACTTCTATCTGAACCTGTCCGTCGCCATCAACTACGGCGGCGCGACGACCGATCCGCAGCCCGCCGCCAACCGCGGCACCACCATCAAGGTGAACAAGAAGACGGGGAAGGTCAGTTACCTGGCAGGCGGCCTCCGCACACCGAACGGGATCGGACGGGGTCCGCGGGGCGAGCTCTTCGTCACCGACAACCAGGGCGGCTGGCTGCCCGCCTCCAAGCTGCTCCACATCAAGCCCGGCCGGTTCTTCAACCACCACACCAACCCGGACGGCCCGTTCGACGACCGCACGGTCACCAAGCCGGTGCTCTGGCTGCCGCAGAACGAGACAGCCAACTCACCCAGCACACCCATGCTGGTGAAGAAGGGGCCCTTCACCGGGCAGATGCTCTTCGGTGACGTCACCTACGGCGGAATCCAGCGCGCCGACCTGGAGAAAGTGGACGGCGAATACCAGGGCGCGGTGTTCCGGCACACACAGGGACTGGAGGCCGGCATCACCCGGATCAGCACCGGACCGGACGGCGCGATCTACGCGGGCGGCCTGGGCGCCGACGGAAACTGGGGCCAGGAAGGCAAACTCCGCTTCGGCCTTCAGAAACTCACGCCGAACGGCAGAAGCGTCTTCGACATCAAGACCATGCGGGCCACCCGCGACGGCTTCGAACTCACCTACACCGAGCCTCTGTCGGAGGAGACCGCTGCCGCTTTGACGAGCGGCGCGTACTCGGTGGAGCAGTGGCGCTACGCCCCCACTCCGGCGTACGGCGGCCCCAAGGTCGACGAGGAGGTCCTCCCCGTCGCGGCGGCCCGGATGTCCGACGACCGTCGCAAGGTCCGGCTCACCATCCCCGGCCTGAAGACCGACCGGGTGGTGCATGTGCGCTCGCCGCGCCCGTTCGCCTCGGCCGACGGTGAGCAACTCTGGTCCACCGAGGCCTGGTACACCCTGAACGCCCGCCCCGGACCCGAACAGCCCGTCACCTCGTACGACGCCGAATCGGCACGTCTGTCCGGCGGAGCGGACATCGACACCGAGCACGCCGGCTACACCGGCGGCGGCTTCGTCGACGGCTTCAACGTCGAGGGCGCCACCGCCACCTTCGAAGTTGACGCACCCGCGAAGGGCAGCTACGACGTGGGTCTGCGCTACGCCAACGGCCCTGACCCCTTCACCGGCACAAAGACGATTGGCGTCAGCGTCAATGGCGGACAGGCGCAACAGACCAGCCTCCCCTCCACCGGCGCCTGGAACCGCTGGTCCACCCGGACCGAGCGGCTCGCCCTCCGCAAGGGCCGCAACACCGTCACGTACACCTACCAGCCCAGGGACACCGGCAATGTCAACCTCGACATGATCGACGTGCACAGACCAGGCAGTCGTATCGACCTGTTCTCCGGCGGCAGTCTCGCCACCGCCTGGCAGCACACCGACGGCCGAAGCGCCGCATGGCCGCACACCGCCGAGGACTCCGTCGAGGTGTGCTGCGGCGACATCCGCACCAAACAGTCCTTCGGCGACTTCAGACTGCACGCCGAGTTCCGGGTGCCGAAGCTGCCGGACGACGTCACCGGGCAGGACCGCGGCAACAGCGGCATCTATCTCCAGGAGCGGTACGAGATCCAGATCCTGGACTCCTACGGAGTGGAGAAACTCGCCACGAACGAGGCGGCGGCCATCTACACCAAGAAGGCCGCCGACGTGAACGCTGCCACCGCACCCGAAACCTGGCAGACGTACGACATCGTTTTCCGCGCGGCCCGTTTCGACGCCGCAGGCCAGAAGACCGAGGACGCCAGGATCACCGTGGTGTGGAACGGCAGGAAAGTCCACGACGACGTCGCGGTGGACGGCCCGACCGGCGGTGGCGAAACCGAATCGGCCGCGGCGGGCGCGATCCGGCTCCAGGACCACGGGAACAAGGTCCGCTTCAGGAACGTCTGGATCGAACCGGCCGACGGAGCGAAACAGGACCGGCACTGA
- a CDS encoding MFS transporter has protein sequence MVDRAVRRRRHALFLFFFLPGIAMSSWVTRTPDVRDQLGLSTGQMGLVLFGLSVGSMIGILCSGRFVSRFGTRPVIALGTLLIIAGTVVIGVGSAVPSAPLVAAGLCLFGAGMGGGEVAVNVDGADVERLTGTAVLPTLHGCFSLGTVIGASAGMAATAAAFPVPWHLALVALVATGILVHALRAVPAGIGISAARSTPGQGPGTGTGTGTAQRLKPQVWKDRKLLLIGAIVLAMALAEGAANDWLPLLMVDGHGLDAAMGSLVYVGFAAAMTLGRFSGAFFLGRFGRGAVVRASAVSGAVGLLLVIFSDNAVVAATAVLFWGLGASLGFPVALSAAGDSGPDQTARVSLVAIIGYVAFLVGPPALGFLGDHYGLRSAMVAVLVFVASAILIAPAADTRDRSTAAEVAQRTPPSTHPAGQHRGQHQGDRS, from the coding sequence GTGGTAGACCGCGCCGTACGCCGACGCCGTCATGCTTTGTTCCTCTTCTTCTTTCTTCCAGGCATCGCCATGTCGTCCTGGGTCACACGCACCCCGGATGTCCGCGATCAACTGGGCTTGTCCACCGGGCAGATGGGGCTGGTCCTTTTCGGCCTGTCCGTCGGTTCCATGATCGGCATCCTGTGTTCCGGCCGTTTCGTGTCCCGGTTCGGCACCCGGCCAGTGATCGCGCTCGGCACTCTCCTGATCATCGCGGGCACGGTCGTCATCGGTGTGGGCAGTGCCGTACCGTCGGCACCCCTGGTCGCCGCGGGGCTGTGCCTGTTCGGCGCGGGCATGGGCGGGGGCGAAGTGGCGGTCAATGTGGACGGCGCCGACGTGGAGCGCCTCACCGGGACCGCGGTGCTGCCCACGCTGCACGGCTGCTTCAGCCTGGGCACGGTCATCGGAGCCTCGGCCGGAATGGCGGCCACCGCCGCGGCATTCCCCGTCCCCTGGCATCTGGCCTTGGTCGCCCTGGTCGCCACGGGGATTCTGGTCCACGCCCTGCGTGCCGTTCCCGCCGGCATCGGCATCAGCGCCGCGCGGTCGACGCCGGGTCAAGGTCCAGGTACGGGTACGGGTACGGGTACGGCGCAACGATTGAAGCCGCAGGTGTGGAAGGACCGGAAGCTGCTGCTGATCGGCGCCATCGTGCTGGCCATGGCACTGGCCGAGGGCGCCGCCAACGACTGGCTGCCGCTGCTCATGGTCGACGGCCACGGCCTTGACGCCGCGATGGGCTCGCTCGTCTACGTGGGCTTCGCGGCGGCGATGACCCTGGGACGCTTCAGCGGCGCATTCTTCCTCGGCCGTTTCGGGCGGGGCGCCGTCGTGCGCGCGAGCGCCGTCTCCGGCGCCGTCGGACTCCTCCTGGTCATCTTCTCCGACAACGCTGTCGTAGCGGCAACAGCCGTACTCTTCTGGGGACTTGGGGCCTCCCTCGGATTCCCGGTTGCCCTGTCGGCGGCGGGCGACTCGGGCCCCGACCAGACGGCCCGCGTCTCGCTGGTCGCCATCATCGGCTACGTCGCCTTCCTCGTGGGGCCGCCCGCCCTCGGGTTCCTGGGCGACCACTACGGGCTGCGCTCGGCAATGGTGGCGGTTCTGGTGTTCGTCGCCTCGGCGATCCTGATCGCTCCCGCCGCCGACACCCGTGACCGCAGCACTGCCGCGGAGGTGGCCCAGCGCACGCCGCCCAGCACACATCCCGCAGGACAACACCGAGGACAACACCAAGGAGACCGCTCATGA
- a CDS encoding VWA domain-containing protein, whose protein sequence is MSANKIQHKVNHVALVVDCSGSMHPHQSQLIRVVDEFVAGLKAESDSLGHETRISLYSFDHRVENLVWDMDVKHLPSMRGLYRVNNGATALIEASLKSLDDLDHIWEEYGEHSFLQIVVTDGEENASGGDRRHDGDMTILGPWLDKITAKMNGLPGHWTSAILVPNSLAKRTAQNYGFPAGNIAIWDADSQKGVEEAIGTVRAAATSFLRGREQGVRGTKNLFTVGQDISVDEVRANLEPIPADKYRLLKVDKEADIRSFVNSHPGVTYERGSCYYQLGARAQVQQNKEVVVVEKDTDRAYTGDAARSLLFGTDVQGTVSVKAGNNPKLEVYVQSRSVNRKLKPKTRLLIMLSTTQR, encoded by the coding sequence GTGTCCGCAAACAAGATCCAGCACAAGGTGAATCACGTCGCGCTGGTAGTGGACTGTTCGGGTTCAATGCATCCGCACCAGAGTCAACTCATTCGCGTCGTGGACGAGTTCGTGGCGGGGTTGAAGGCCGAGTCGGACAGCCTCGGCCATGAGACAAGGATCAGCCTCTACTCCTTCGACCACAGGGTGGAGAACCTGGTCTGGGACATGGATGTGAAGCATCTGCCGTCCATGCGGGGGCTGTACCGGGTCAACAATGGCGCTACGGCCCTCATAGAGGCTTCTCTGAAGTCCCTGGACGACCTGGACCATATCTGGGAGGAATACGGCGAGCACAGCTTCCTCCAAATTGTCGTGACGGACGGTGAGGAGAACGCCTCCGGCGGCGACAGGCGGCACGACGGCGACATGACCATCCTCGGCCCCTGGCTCGACAAGATCACGGCGAAGATGAACGGGCTTCCGGGCCACTGGACTTCCGCGATCCTCGTTCCGAACTCCCTGGCCAAGCGCACCGCGCAGAACTACGGTTTCCCGGCCGGGAACATCGCCATCTGGGACGCGGATTCCCAGAAGGGCGTCGAGGAGGCGATCGGCACCGTCCGTGCGGCCGCCACCAGCTTCCTCCGCGGACGAGAGCAGGGAGTGCGCGGCACGAAGAACCTGTTCACCGTCGGCCAGGACATATCGGTTGACGAGGTGCGCGCGAACCTCGAACCGATTCCGGCCGACAAGTACCGGCTCCTGAAAGTCGACAAGGAGGCCGATATTCGCTCCTTCGTCAACTCGCATCCGGGCGTGACGTACGAACGCGGTTCGTGTTACTACCAGCTGGGCGCCCGGGCTCAGGTTCAGCAGAACAAGGAAGTCGTCGTGGTCGAGAAGGACACCGACCGCGCCTATACGGGCGACGCGGCGCGCAGCCTTTTGTTCGGTACGGATGTCCAGGGGACCGTCTCCGTGAAAGCGGGGAACAACCCCAAGTTGGAGGTGTACGTACAGAGCCGATCGGTGAATAGGAAACTAAAGCCGAAGACGCGTCTGCTCATCATGCTGTCAACTACCCAGCGCTAA
- a CDS encoding NADP-dependent oxidoreductase has product MKAILFDSFGGTDVLHKADIEVPQPGPGQIRVRVKAAGLNALDGKIRSGAMEAAFPTPLPSVPGGELAGVVDALGEGVQDVQVGDDVLGWSDTGSYAEYALATTVALKPADLDWQHAVALPVAGETAERVLNLLGVAAGETVLMHGAAGAVGTLAVQLATARGARVIATAGPANQDYLTSLGATATLYGEGLVERVRALAPDGVDAVFDLAGKGALEDSIALRGGTERIVTIADFRAHQLGITFSSGGQERSAARLATLAQDAATGKLVTTVTAYPLDQAATAQQVSDAGHVRGKLVLTLD; this is encoded by the coding sequence ATGAAAGCCATCCTGTTCGACAGTTTCGGAGGCACGGACGTGCTGCACAAGGCGGACATCGAGGTCCCGCAGCCCGGCCCCGGGCAGATCCGCGTCCGCGTCAAGGCGGCCGGGCTGAACGCGCTGGACGGCAAGATCCGCTCCGGGGCGATGGAGGCCGCGTTCCCCACGCCGCTGCCCTCCGTCCCCGGTGGCGAGCTCGCCGGCGTGGTGGACGCCCTGGGTGAGGGCGTGCAGGACGTGCAGGTGGGCGATGACGTGCTGGGCTGGTCGGACACCGGCTCGTACGCCGAGTACGCGCTGGCCACCACCGTGGCCCTCAAGCCCGCCGACCTCGACTGGCAGCACGCGGTCGCGCTGCCGGTGGCGGGCGAGACGGCCGAGCGGGTCCTGAACCTGCTCGGCGTCGCCGCCGGGGAGACCGTCCTGATGCACGGCGCGGCCGGAGCGGTCGGCACCCTGGCGGTCCAGCTCGCCACGGCCCGCGGAGCGCGGGTCATCGCCACCGCCGGCCCCGCCAACCAGGACTACCTCACCTCGCTCGGCGCCACCGCGACCCTCTACGGCGAGGGCCTGGTCGAACGTGTCCGGGCGCTCGCCCCCGACGGCGTGGACGCGGTGTTCGACCTGGCCGGGAAGGGAGCCCTGGAGGACTCCATCGCCCTGCGCGGCGGCACCGAGCGCATCGTCACCATCGCCGACTTCCGCGCGCACCAGCTCGGCATCACCTTCTCCAGCGGTGGCCAGGAACGCTCGGCCGCCCGCCTGGCCACGCTGGCGCAGGACGCCGCGACCGGAAAGCTCGTCACCACCGTCACCGCCTACCCGCTCGACCAGGCGGCCACGGCCCAGCAGGTCAGCGACGCCGGGCATGTCCGGGGCAAGCTCGTCCTCACCCTCGACTGA
- a CDS encoding LLM class flavin-dependent oxidoreductase — MSPQEASGTIGVLLPRDIHRSDVIAFAQEADAYGFGELWVVEDLGYRGGLVQAATVLACTSRIRVGVGLLPAAARNVAFAAMEAATLAQLHPGRLDIAVGHGMPDWMRSVGSWPASPLTLLGEYIHTLKTLLAGRPADTDGRYIRLDGLRLDPSVLPEHVPDIFAGVRGPKSLAVSGEAADGTLLAEPVSPEYVRKALTSINARRPHRLAAYNITVVDDDPHAALSAARPALQPLGDPDWAPHIVPLGFHEELAALRRTSKSAQEFAQAIPEEWADRLALTGTPDQVRARVQDLFESGVTTAVLSPVGPDYRSALAGLAKVL; from the coding sequence ATGAGCCCGCAGGAAGCGTCCGGCACGATCGGCGTCCTCCTCCCCCGCGACATCCATCGGTCCGACGTCATCGCCTTCGCGCAGGAAGCAGACGCCTACGGCTTCGGCGAACTGTGGGTCGTCGAGGACCTCGGTTACCGCGGAGGGCTGGTCCAGGCCGCCACCGTGCTGGCCTGCACCAGCCGGATCCGCGTCGGAGTCGGGCTGCTGCCCGCCGCGGCCCGCAACGTCGCCTTCGCCGCGATGGAAGCGGCCACTCTCGCCCAGCTCCACCCCGGCCGCCTCGACATCGCGGTCGGACACGGCATGCCCGACTGGATGCGCAGCGTCGGATCCTGGCCTGCCAGCCCTCTGACGCTGCTGGGCGAGTACATCCACACACTCAAGACACTGCTGGCAGGCCGACCGGCCGATACGGACGGCCGATACATCCGGCTCGACGGGCTACGCCTGGACCCGTCGGTGCTGCCCGAGCACGTGCCCGACATCTTCGCCGGCGTGCGCGGCCCCAAGTCGCTCGCCGTCTCCGGTGAGGCGGCCGACGGAACCCTGCTCGCCGAGCCGGTGTCACCCGAGTACGTCCGCAAAGCCCTCACCAGCATCAATGCGCGGCGCCCGCACCGGCTCGCCGCCTACAACATCACCGTCGTCGACGACGACCCGCACGCCGCCCTCTCCGCGGCACGGCCCGCCCTGCAACCCCTGGGCGATCCCGACTGGGCGCCCCACATCGTCCCCCTCGGCTTCCACGAGGAGCTCGCCGCGCTGCGCCGCACCAGCAAGAGCGCGCAGGAGTTCGCTCAGGCGATACCCGAGGAGTGGGCGGACCGGCTGGCCCTGACGGGCACCCCCGACCAGGTCCGTGCCCGCGTACAGGACCTCTTCGAGTCGGGCGTCACGACCGCCGTCCTCAGTCCGGTCGGCCCCGACTACCGGTCCGCGCTCGCCGGTCTGGCCAAGGTCCTCTGA
- a CDS encoding MarR family winged helix-turn-helix transcriptional regulator, producing MPAPTPRTPTTASEGPMSYAIFQLARAHRARAGAMLREMDLHPGQELLLMELLDRDGQTQSELLESVGLDHSTVSKSLRRMQEAGLLVREPAAHDRRVMVVHLTDKGRAMREPLAAMWKALEETSALNLSAQQAEAFVRTAYAITDAINSRAVPGEESE from the coding sequence ATGCCCGCCCCCACACCCCGCACCCCCACCACGGCCAGCGAGGGGCCGATGAGCTACGCGATCTTCCAGCTCGCCCGCGCTCACCGCGCCCGCGCCGGAGCCATGCTCCGCGAGATGGACCTGCACCCCGGACAGGAACTGCTGCTGATGGAACTCCTCGACCGGGACGGGCAGACCCAGTCCGAGCTGCTCGAAAGCGTCGGCCTGGACCACTCCACCGTCTCCAAGTCCCTACGCCGCATGCAGGAGGCCGGCCTGCTCGTCCGTGAGCCGGCCGCACACGACCGGCGCGTCATGGTCGTCCACCTCACCGACAAGGGCCGTGCCATGCGCGAGCCCCTGGCAGCCATGTGGAAGGCCCTGGAGGAGACCTCCGCACTGAACCTGTCGGCGCAGCAGGCAGAGGCCTTCGTCCGCACCGCCTACGCCATCACCGACGCGATCAACAGCCGCGCTGTCCCGGGGGAAGAGTCCGAGTAA
- a CDS encoding alkene reductase — MLNSLWTPTTVGDISLPHRLVMAPMTRDRSTPEGVPTELNAEYYAQRASHALIITEGTQPSTDGQGYLLTPGIHNDEQIAGWRKVTDAVHEADGRIVIQLMHTGRIAHSDNTPHGRQPVAPSAIRPQGVMFTASGPQEMPTPRALSTQEVAATVEDFRRAAAAAVAAGADGVEIHGANGYLVHQFLSDNTNQRTDQYGGSLDNRIRFAVEVAAAVADEIGADRTGLRISPGNPYNDIAESDTAELYPALLRALSPLGLAYLHVMHAGDEELLGTLRSLWPTTLILNRAGTDLPTRAKDVDHGTADLVSVGALALANPDLVERLRSDAPLNTPDPATFYGGGVAGYTDYPTYTV, encoded by the coding sequence ATGCTGAATTCCCTGTGGACACCGACCACCGTCGGTGACATCTCCCTCCCGCACCGCCTGGTCATGGCCCCCATGACCCGTGACCGCTCCACACCCGAAGGCGTACCGACCGAGCTGAACGCCGAGTACTACGCCCAGCGGGCCTCGCACGCGCTCATCATCACCGAGGGAACCCAGCCCTCCACCGACGGCCAGGGCTACCTCCTCACCCCCGGCATCCACAATGACGAGCAGATCGCCGGGTGGCGCAAGGTCACCGACGCCGTGCACGAGGCCGACGGCCGGATCGTCATCCAGCTGATGCACACCGGACGTATCGCCCACTCCGACAACACCCCGCACGGCCGTCAGCCGGTCGCCCCTTCGGCGATCCGGCCGCAGGGCGTGATGTTCACCGCGTCCGGGCCCCAGGAGATGCCGACCCCCCGTGCTCTGTCGACGCAGGAGGTCGCGGCGACCGTCGAGGACTTCCGCCGCGCCGCGGCGGCCGCCGTCGCGGCAGGCGCCGACGGCGTGGAGATCCACGGCGCCAACGGCTACCTGGTGCACCAGTTCCTGTCCGACAACACCAACCAGCGCACCGACCAGTACGGCGGCTCCCTCGACAACCGCATCCGCTTCGCCGTCGAGGTCGCCGCCGCTGTGGCCGACGAGATCGGCGCCGACCGCACCGGCCTGCGCATCTCCCCCGGCAACCCCTACAACGACATCGCCGAGTCCGACACCGCCGAGCTGTATCCGGCGCTCCTGCGCGCCCTCAGCCCGCTCGGCCTCGCCTACCTCCACGTGATGCACGCGGGCGACGAGGAACTGCTGGGCACCCTGCGCTCGCTGTGGCCGACCACGCTGATCCTCAACCGGGCCGGCACCGACCTGCCCACCCGCGCCAAGGACGTCGACCACGGCACGGCCGACCTCGTCTCCGTCGGCGCCCTCGCGCTCGCCAACCCGGACCTGGTCGAGCGGCTACGATCTGACGCGCCGCTGAACACCCCCGACCCGGCGACCTTCTACGGCGGCGGAGTGGCCGGCTACACCGACTACCCCACCTACACCGTCTGA